The proteins below come from a single Pedobacter aquae genomic window:
- the gloA2 gene encoding SMU1112c/YaeR family gloxylase I-like metalloprotein: MLALKNIHHIAIICSNYPVSKHFYTQILGLQIVREVYREARDSYKLDLALGDDYGIELFSFPEPPPRPSFPEACGLRHLAFAVDDLAIVKLTLENQNIEVEDIRVDEFTGEKFTFIADPDGLPIEFYEC, from the coding sequence ATGTTAGCGCTCAAAAATATCCATCATATTGCCATTATTTGCAGTAATTATCCGGTATCAAAGCATTTTTATACCCAAATATTAGGACTTCAAATTGTAAGAGAAGTATACCGTGAGGCTAGAGATTCTTACAAACTAGACCTAGCTTTAGGTGATGATTATGGTATAGAATTATTTTCTTTTCCTGAGCCTCCTCCCCGTCCGTCATTTCCCGAAGCTTGCGGACTAAGACATTTAGCTTTTGCTGTGGATGATTTAGCAATAGTTAAGTTAACATTAGAAAATCAAAACATTGAAGTTGAGGATATTAGAGTAGATGAGTTTACAGGTGAAAAATTCACCTTTATTGCAGATCCTGATGGATTACCCATAGAATTTTACGAGTGTTAG
- a CDS encoding polyprenyl synthetase family protein, producing MYSISNLQQLITRAIAQQKYPVNPSELYEPISYLMNLGGKRLRPALLLMATDLFKGDVEKAIKPALAIEVFHNFTLMHDDIMDKAPLRRGNPTVHAKWNEAVAILSGDVMLVEAYKLIMQVKPAILPNILKIFNDTAVGVCEGQQIDMNFENHQEVKVDDYINMIRLKTAVLLGGALKIGALIGEAAENDAHLLYDFGEKLGIAFQLQDDILDVYGDPEKFGKQVGGDIISNKKTFLLIRALELAKGAQKEELQNWLSQTTFNTQEKVAAVTAIYNSLNIQEIAKKEMEGYAAKGLAALNKIAVDEERKTVLKEFADLLMLRDN from the coding sequence ATGTACAGCATTTCTAATCTTCAACAATTAATCACCAGAGCTATAGCTCAACAAAAATATCCTGTAAACCCATCAGAACTGTATGAGCCAATCAGTTATCTCATGAATTTGGGTGGTAAAAGGTTAAGGCCTGCTTTGTTGTTAATGGCTACAGACCTATTCAAAGGCGATGTAGAAAAGGCCATTAAGCCAGCTTTAGCGATTGAGGTTTTTCATAATTTCACCTTAATGCATGATGATATTATGGATAAAGCACCTTTGAGAAGAGGAAATCCTACGGTACATGCCAAATGGAATGAGGCTGTAGCTATCCTTTCCGGAGATGTGATGCTGGTAGAAGCTTATAAACTCATCATGCAGGTTAAACCCGCTATCCTACCAAATATTTTAAAGATATTTAATGATACTGCCGTTGGAGTTTGCGAAGGTCAGCAAATAGACATGAACTTTGAAAACCACCAAGAAGTAAAAGTTGATGATTATATCAATATGATTAGGCTCAAAACAGCTGTTTTATTGGGTGGAGCGTTAAAAATTGGTGCTTTAATTGGTGAAGCAGCAGAAAATGATGCTCATTTATTATATGATTTTGGTGAGAAATTAGGAATCGCTTTCCAGCTTCAAGATGATATTTTAGATGTTTATGGCGACCCAGAGAAATTTGGAAAACAAGTAGGTGGCGATATCATTTCCAATAAAAAAACCTTTTTACTGATCAGAGCGTTAGAGCTTGCCAAAGGAGCACAAAAAGAAGAGCTTCAAAACTGGCTAAGCCAAACCACATTTAACACACAAGAGAAGGTTGCAGCCGTTACCGCTATTTATAACAGCTTAAATATTCAAGAAATTGCTAAAAAAGAAATGGAAGGTTATGCTGCAAAAGGCTTAGCTGCTTTAAATAAAATTGCAGTTGATGAAGAAAGAAAAACTGTTTTAAAAGAATTTGCAGATTTATTGATGCTAAGAGATAATTAA